A genomic region of Trifolium pratense cultivar HEN17-A07 linkage group LG3, ARS_RC_1.1, whole genome shotgun sequence contains the following coding sequences:
- the LOC123914793 gene encoding uncharacterized protein LOC123914793 yields MDKEGGTISRPPLLIGPENYDYWKAKMMAFLKSIDSRTWKAIENGWEAPVVLDKDGNKTTEVKAVKDYSKDEDELALGNSKALNAIFNGVDINMFRLVKRCTVAKNAWEILRKAHEGTSKVKLSKLQMLRTNFENLCMKEEETIHDFHMNILEFANSFDALGEPISDEKLVSKILRSLPKRFDMKVTAIEESQDLATIQVDELIGSLQTYELGMNQRKEKKNKSLAFASNTGEDEESDLESDESLSEEMVLLGRQFNRVMKRMDKKSKFNVPSIKLAINKQTNDQRRARSDEKTSQSEGVQCQECEGYGHIKAECPTFLKRQKKSLAITWSDEDDSEEETESGSAKHVNALTGLCESDAESCDETSYEELLTTYKDLFIRSNEVYKALEKQKKANCQLQAEKNECLVTIDTLNKEIEKLNGDLEHARKQVRVYGSGEEKFQAMLLKQSAGKKPIGFDYEIVDQQMGYNKATISTPIEKTFPVSAGFLPPHPPTHQGTDTWLKPKPTPPAQTGSMPQHPPPHRNNWSRPKSRRRNWRCHYCGRKGHIRPYCYKLYGYPKNFRSPAPKPENVKTKKEWKEKENDGEIKGIGNLIDNGLPNLDNVLLVKGLTANLISISQLCDQGMKVNFTKSECLVTNEEGKLLMKGVMSKDNCYLWVSEEENHLSTCLLSKEDKVKPWHQEIGHLHLRGLKKVIAEEAIRGNPKLKIEEGTICGECQIGKQTMVAHSRLQHPVTSRALELLHIDLMGPMQTENLGVKRYVFALEDDFSRFTWIDFLREKSDSLETFRNLCLQLQREKEVVIVRIRSDRGKEFENAKFFDSCASEGIFLGYSINNRAYRVYNSRTKVTVELMNVVIDDASSTKTADVESSIQQSYDIVFDEVSGSNNESTNPKSEPARVNKVPFIRDLAEENIVKLDHVAIEDIFSKALDVVEFERLRGKLRICLHKEL; encoded by the exons atggacaaggaaggaggaacaaTTTCCAGACCGCCCCTACTGATagggcctgagaactatgactactggaaagctaagatgatggCTTTCTTAAAATCCATTGACagcagaacatggaaagctATTGAAAATGGCTGGGAGGCTCCAGTTGTTCTTGACAAAGACGGGAACAAGACAACTGAGGTTAAGGCAGTAAAGGACTACTCAAAGGATGAGGATGAACTAGCTCTTGGTAACTCAAAAGCTCTAAATGCCATCTTCAATGGAGTGGACATCAATATGTTCAGACTTGTTAAACGATGCACTGTAGCAAAGAATGCATGGGAAATACTaaggaaagcacatgaaggaacaAGCAAGGTAAAATTgtctaaacttcagatgcttcgtACAAACTTTGAAAACCTGtgtatgaaggaagaagagaccaTTCATGATTTTCACATGAATATTCTAGAATTTGCAAACTCATTTGATGCGTTAGGAGAACCCATATCTGATGAGAAGCTTGTAAGCAAAATTCTCAGATCTCTTcctaagaggtttgacatgaaGGTAACAGCAATAGAAGAGTCTCAAGACCTAGCAACTATCCAAGTAGATGAGCTAATAGGATCTCTTCAAACCTATGAGCTAGGCAtgaatcaaagaaaagaaaagaaaaataaaagtttagctTTTGCCTCCAACActggagaagatgaagaatcagatctggagagtgatgaaagtttGTCAGAAGAAATGGTCTTGCTAGGAAGGCAATTCAACCGAGTCATGAAAAGAATGGACAAAAAGTCTAAGTTCAATGTGCCAAGCATCAAGCTCGCCATCAACAAACAGACCAATGATCAAAGAAGGGCTAGAAGTGATGAGAAAACCAGTCAGTCAGAAGGGGTCCAGTGTCaagaatgtgaaggatatggacACATCAAAGCTGAATGTCCTACCTTTCTGAAgagacaaaagaaaagtctggctatcacttggtcagatgaggatgacTCAGAGGAGGAAACTGAAAGTGGATCTGCAAAACATGTCAATGCGCTGACAGGTCTGTGTGAGTCTGAtgctgaatcatgtgatgaaacaTCTTATGAGGAACTGCTTACCACCTATAAGGATCTGTTCATCAGAAGCAATGAAGTTTATAAAGcgttggaaaaacaaaagaaggcgAATTGTCAACTGCAGGCtgagaagaatgaatgtctggtAACAATTGATACTCtcaacaaagaaattgaaaaactGAATGGTgacttggagcatgctagaaaACAAGTCAGAGTTTATGGGTCAGGAGAAGAAAAATTTCAAGCCATGTTGTTGAAACAAAGTGCAGGAAAGAAACCAATTGGCTTTGACTATGAGATTGTTGATCAACAAATGGGAtacaacaaagctacaatcaGTACTCCCATCGAGAAGACTTTTCCTGTCAGTGCTGGCTTTTTACCACCACATCCTCCCACACACCAGGGAACCGACACTTGGTTAAAACCCAAACCTACGCCTCCTGCACAGACTGGATCGATGCCTCAACATCCTCCTCCACATCGGAATAATTGGTCAAGACCTAAATCTAGGAGAAGGAACTGGAGATGTCACtattgtggtaggaaagggcacataaggccttattgctatAAATTGTATGGTTACCCAAAGAATTTCCGGTCACCTGCACCAAAGCCAGAAAATGTGAAGACTAAGAAAGAATGGAAAGAAAAGGAGAATGAT ggagaaataaaaggaattgggAACCTAATTGACAATGGGTTACCAAACTTAGACAATGTTTTGTTAGTGAAGGGACTTACAGCAAACTTGATCAGCATTAGTCAATtgtgtgatcaaggcatgaaagtaaacttcacaaaGTCAGAATGTCTTGTTACAAATGAAGAAGGAAAACTCTTGATGAAGGGTGTGATGTCAAaggacaactgctacttatgggtcTCTGAAGAAGAAAACCACTTGTCCACTTGTCTCTTAAGCAAAGAGGATAAAGTGAAGCCGTGGCATCAAGAAATTGGTCACTTACATCTGAGAGGGTTGAAGAAGGTCATAGCAGAAGAAGCAATCAGGGGGAATCCAAAGCTCAAGATTGAGGAAGGAACTATATGTGGTGAGTGCCAAATAGGCAAGCAAACCATGGTGGCACATTCGAGGCTCCAACATCCGGTTACATCTAGAGCACTTGAACTATTACACATAGATCTGATGggacctatgcagactgaaaATCTTGGTGTTAAAAGGTATGTTTTTGCTTTGGAAGATGATTTTTCTAGATTCACTTGGATAGATttccttagagaaaaatcagacaGCCTTGAAACTTTTAGAAACTtatgcttacaacttcaaagagaaaaggaggTTGTTATTGTGAGAATAAGAAGTGATCGTGGCAAAGAATTTGAGAATGCAAAATTCTTTGATTCCTGTGCATCAGAAGGCATTTTTCTTGGATACTCCATAAACAACAGAGCTTACAGAGTTTATAACTCTAGAACTAAAGTTACCGTGGAATTAATGAATGTGGTAATTGATGATGCATCATCAACCAAAACAGCAGATGTTGAATCATCCATTCAACAGtcatatgatattgtatttgatgAAGTTTCAGGTTCTAACAATGAATCTACTAATCCTAAATCAGAACCTGCCCGTGTCAACAAAGTCCCATTTATCAGGGATTTAGCtgaagaaaatattgtgaagCTTGATCATGTTGCTATTGAAGACATATTCAGTAAAGCATTGGATGTTGTTGAGTTTGAAAGGCTAAGGGGCAAATTAAGAATTTGCCTACATAAGGAATTGTAG
- the LOC123914794 gene encoding uncharacterized protein LOC123914794: MDAHEWLKFGSTGSQVFAFSAGVWWAWRHRNLMCLQNETWSISRLSFNIHSMIATLTSCFSSRSTTTSEEIHVKWNNSNYSGVILNVDGSCLGSPVRAGYGGVIRNDSGYYLSGFSGFIQGSSDILLAELFAIYQGLTLAKNMSIDELVCYSDSLHCINLLKGPNIKYHVYAVLIQDIKELISQRNITLCHTLREGNNCADFLAKLGASSDSDLTIHASPPEGFFDILRSDAIGTFYLRE, encoded by the coding sequence ATGGATGCTCACGAGTGGCTCAAATTTGGTTCCACGGGTTCTCAAGTTTTCGCTTTCTCTGCTGGCGTTTGGTGGGCCTGGAGACATCGAAATTTGATGTGTTTACAAAACGAGACATGGTCTATCAGTCGTCTCTCTTTTAATATTCATAGTATGATTGCCACCCTCACCTCTTGTTTCTCATCCCGCTCAACAACCACTTCGGAAGAGATCCATGTTAAATGGAACAACAGTAACTACTCCGGTGTCATCCTCAATGTTGACGGAAGTTGCCTCGGATCACCTGTTAGAGCCGGCTATGGAGGAGTTATCAGAAACGACTCAGGCTACTATTTGTCAGGCTTCTCGGGTTTCATTCAGGGATCCTCAGACATTTTACTCGCAGAGTTATTTGCCATCTATCAGGGCCTCACTTTGGCGAAAAATATGTCTATTGATGAGTTAGTTTGCTACTCCGATTCTCTCCACTGCATCAACCTTCTTAAAGGTCCCAATATCAAATATCATGTTTATGCTGTGTTGATTCAAGACATCAAAGAGTTGATATCTCAAAGGAACATTACCCTTTGCCACACTCTCAGAGAAGGAAACAATTGTGCGGATTTCTTAGCCAAGCTTGGAGCCTCTTCAGATTCTGATCTCACGATTCATGCATCTCCCCCAGAAGGTTTCTTTGACATTCTTCGAAGCGACGCGATTGGAACTTTCTACCTTAGAGAATAG